A part of Aegilops tauschii subsp. strangulata cultivar AL8/78 chromosome 2, Aet v6.0, whole genome shotgun sequence genomic DNA contains:
- the LOC141041625 gene encoding uncharacterized protein, translated as MEDVFTSNPAPPHVIDLPEDDEDVPLRSQGRRNRKASARKTPQSASATETAIQEGGNANRTSLTFAVPLTSAQPSASTAQTPANPSSLFTAHHVLEDQVGAAKEAIRQAGIMMEQMKMVREASQAAYDASSALQSNVQKSCELGARFADLEKKQIQLNLDLQLAKTNLQKAKDEAAEKLNQALAKKDQDLAATQKTANEKTALVEQKLASVGKLEEENAKLKTALDEANKEATHLKKDKNNLNEKMEGIAPKRDDLENYLGGLAKKLFVMLEELRGRDWAS; from the exons ATGGAAGATGTATTCACCTCCAATCCAG ctcCTCCCCATGTCATTGATCTTCCAGAAGATGACGAAGACGTGCCGTTGAGGTCCCAGGGGAGAAGAAACAGGAAGGCGTCAGCTAGAAAGACACCTCAGTCTGCATCGGCAACCGAAACAGCGATCCAGGAAGGTGGCAATGCCAATCGGACTTCTTTAACTTTCGCCGTACCACTGACAAGTGCTCAGCCTTCAGCGTCGACTGCTCAGACTCCAGCCAATCCATCTTCACTCTTTACCGCACATCACGTCctagaggatcaagtgggtgctgccaaggaagccatacgccaggcgggcatcatgatggagcagatgaagatGGTACGGGAAGCCAGCCAAGCGGCCTACGACGCCAGCTCAGCCCttcagagcaacgtccag aaatcttgtgaacttggagctcgttttgctgacctggagaagAAGCAGATTCAACTCAACCTTGATCTGCAGCTGGCCAAGACAAATCTGCAGAAAGCCAAGGATGAAGCCGCTG AGAAACTGAACCAAGCTCTGGCGAAAAAGGACCAAGATCTTGCGGCCACACAGAAAACAGCTAATGAGAaaactgcactcgttgaacagaagctagcttcagtcggcaaactggaggaagaaaacgccaagctaaaaactgcccttgatgaagccaataaggaagcgacccacctgaagaaggacaagaacaatctgaacgagaagatggaaggcattgctcccaagagggacgatctggagaactatctgggaggtcttgctaagaagttgttcgtcatgcttgaag aacttcgaggaagagactgggcgagttga